The DNA window ATCAAATATTCCGATTGGATCGCATAAGTATGCTTTCTCACTACACTTTAATAGTTGAATTAGTTTTCTGAATAATCATATGACAAAATAAATTGCTGCTtcgttcttcttctttttttaattattaactgTAGGTTTTGGACGCATTTAGTACTGGCATATGGCTTTACGTTTTGGACATGCTACGTTTTGAAAAGAGAGTATGAGATAGTAGCAGCTATGAGATTGCATTTCCTTGCGTCGGACCAACGACGCCCTGACCAATTTACAGTAACCTCTATTTCTATTACTTCTTTCATAAGAGAATCAAGTCTACTTTTGATAAATAAGGTGAATTTTTATTAAGTCTACTTTTGAACCCACTCACATTGAAGCAGATAAGTAATTATGTGGGGTTTAAGAGAATCCTAGTGCTatgaagatttaaattatgataaagAATGAAGTCCAGTTCTTGTTCTGTGACATCATTTTGTTGGTATAAAGGTACTGGTCAGAAACGTCCCACCTGATCCCGATGAATCAGTTACTGAGCTTGTCCAACATTTCTTCCTTGTCAACCATCCACATCACTATCTCAGTCACCAGGTTTGGTCTCTTACATCAACATTAAAAATCATACCATCCTCCATAACCTTTTCTTTGTTGCAGCTTGTTTACAACGCTAACAAGCTCTCAGAATTGGTCaatgagaagaagaaaattcaGAATTGGCTAGACTTCTatcaaaataaatacaaaagGAATCCCTTAAAGAGACCTTCATTGAAGGTactctgattttttttttggtaaaatatttagtttaataTTCAACTCGAAACAAAGCTCATTTGATGAGTTTCTCTCCATCAAGCAGACTGGTTTCCTTGGCCTTTGGGGAAACAGAGTAGATGCAATCGATTTTTATACATCCATTGTTGAGAGATTATCTAGAGATGTAAGTCGCATTTGGTTAGATTATAGTAGCAGTGGTAATAATATGGAAATATGGGCTTAAGTATCTGTTCCTTTAATGACTGTTGTCAGATATGTGGTGAGAGAGAGAAGGTTAGTAGCAACACAAAATCAATCATGCCAGCAGCATTCGTTTCCTTCAAAACTCGATGGGGAGCTGCTGTGTGTGTACAAACCCAACAATCTAGGAACCCAACTACGTGGTTGACCGAGTGGGCTCCTGAACCGCGAGATGTTTACTGGGAAAACTTAGCCATTCCATTTGTTTTTCTCACAATTCGCAGGCTTATTGCTGCCATTGcatttttctttcttacattcttTTTCATGATCCCTATAGCTATTGTACAATCGCTTGCTAACATTGAGAGCATTGAGAAAGCGCTTCCCTTCCTCAAACCCATAATTGAAGTGTGagttcctttttcttcttcatcttctttctgcTCATGCCTAGCATAAATTAGCAACATCCATGTTTCATGCAGGAAATTCATAAAGTCATTCATCCAAGGTTTTCTTCCTGGGATTGCTCTGAAGATATTTCTTTTGTTCCTGCCTACtatattgatgatgatgtcaaAGTTCGAAGGATTTATTAGCCTATCTGCTCTGGAAAGGAGATTTGCGAGTAGATATTATTTCTTCCAATTTATTAATGTTTTTCTTGGGAGCATAATAACCGGAACTGCGTTTCAGCAACTTAATCATTTTATCCACCAATCTACTAGTCAGTACGTTCTCATATATATGCCTTCTATTTTATAATACAGTTGCTGGATTAGCTTATGACCATCCTCTCTGTTTGCCATTGCCTTACATGTCTCCTTGTAGGATACCAAAGACAATTGGGGTCTCAATTCCAATGAAGGCAACATTCTTCATTACTTATATAATGGTTGATGGTTGGGCCGGAGTTGCTGGGGAGATACTGAGGTTGAAGCCCCTGATAATCTACCACTTAAAGAATTCTTTCTTGGTTAAGACCGAAAAGGACCGGGAAGAAGCAATGGATCCCGGGACCATTGGCTTTAATACCGGCGAACCTCAAATACAGCTTTACTTCCTACTCGGTCTTGTCTATGCTGTGGTGACTCCGATACTGCTTCCCTTCATAATAGTATTCTTTGCCTTGGCTTATGTCGTATACCGTCATCAGGTAACACTAAACTAATATTCTTATGCCAACTGTTTGTTTCATTTTCTCCTGGAAATTCTTGCTCTAATACATACCGAAATGAACTTGTAGATCATAAATGTTTACCATCAGGAATATGAAAGTGCTGCAGCATTCTGGCCTGATGTTCATGTCCGTGTCGTTGCTGCATTAATCGTCTCACAGCTGCTACTAATGGGATTATTGAGCACTAAAGAAGCTTCTCAGTCGACTCCATTGCTTATCACCCTTCCCGTATTGACCATATGCTTCCACAGATTCTGCAAAGGGCGTTATGAACCAGCTTTTGTTAGATATCCTTTACAGGTTAGTTGTACTGATCTAAATTAGAAGCAAGATTTTGGTATTTCTTTGGTGCTTCTATTTTTCCGTTGCAAATGCCAATATTTGAACTTCATACGTGGgagatgataatcaattaggcTAAACTCCAAGTTTTGCATTACTTATAAAAGGGAAACGAAGTAaaaggttcttttttttttccttatgtaCACATCATATTACAACTGGAATTCATAGCAACTCTTCTGGGTTTATTACAGGAAGCAATGATGAAAGATACATTGGAGCGAGCAAAGGAAGCAAAC is part of the Gossypium hirsutum isolate 1008001.06 chromosome D11, Gossypium_hirsutum_v2.1, whole genome shotgun sequence genome and encodes:
- the LOC107912643 gene encoding CSC1-like protein At3g21620 isoform X2 — translated: MATLNDIGVAAAINILTALAFFLAFAMLRIQPVNDRVYFPKWYIKGLRSSPLVNGSAFASKFVNLDLRSYTRFLNWMPAALQMPEPELIDHAGLDSAVYLRIYLLGLKIFGPIALTALTVMIPVNWSNNTLEHSGLTYSDIDKLSISNIPIGSHKFWTHLVLAYGFTFWTCYVLKREYEIVAAMRLHFLASDQRRPDQFTVLVRNVPPDPDESVTELVQHFFLVNHPHHYLSHQLVYNANKLSELVNEKKKIQNWLDFYQNKYKRNPLKRPSLKTGFLGLWGNRVDAIDFYTSIVERLSRDICGEREKVSSNTKSIMPAAFVSFKTRWGAAVCVQTQQSRNPTTWLTEWAPEPRDVYWENLAIPFVFLTIRRLIAAIAFFFLTFFFMIPIAIVQSLANIESIEKALPFLKPIIEVKFIKSFIQGFLPGIALKIFLLFLPTILMMMSKFEGFISLSALERRFASRYYFFQFINVFLGSIITGTAFQQLNHFIHQSTSQIPKTIGVSIPMKATFFITYIMVDGWAGVAGEILRLKPLIIYHLKNSFLVKTEKDREEAMDPGTIGFNTGEPQIQLYFLLGLVYAVVTPILLPFIIVFFALAYVVYRHQIINVYHQEYESAAAFWPDVHVRVVAALIVSQLLLMGLLSTKEASQSTPLLITLPVLTICFHRFCKGRYEPAFVRYPLQEAMMKDTLERAKEANLNLKGFLQNAYIHPVFKSADESDSESESESEWERSPALVATKRTSKRFTPMPSKDGGSVLSLDQVNDECLKP
- the LOC107912643 gene encoding CSC1-like protein At3g21620 isoform X1; translation: MATLNDIGVAAAINILTALAFFLAFAMLRIQPVNDRVYFPKWYIKGLRSSPLVNGSAFASKFVNLDLRSYTRFLNWMPAALQMPEPELIDHAGLDSAVYLRIYLLGLKIFGPIALTALTVMIPVNWSNNTLEHSGLTYSDIDKLSISNIPIGSHKFWTHLVLAYGFTFWTCYVLKREYEIVAAMRLHFLASDQRRPDQFTVLVRNVPPDPDESVTELVQHFFLVNHPHHYLSHQVWSLTSTLKIIPSSITFSLLQLVYNANKLSELVNEKKKIQNWLDFYQNKYKRNPLKRPSLKTGFLGLWGNRVDAIDFYTSIVERLSRDICGEREKVSSNTKSIMPAAFVSFKTRWGAAVCVQTQQSRNPTTWLTEWAPEPRDVYWENLAIPFVFLTIRRLIAAIAFFFLTFFFMIPIAIVQSLANIESIEKALPFLKPIIEVKFIKSFIQGFLPGIALKIFLLFLPTILMMMSKFEGFISLSALERRFASRYYFFQFINVFLGSIITGTAFQQLNHFIHQSTSQIPKTIGVSIPMKATFFITYIMVDGWAGVAGEILRLKPLIIYHLKNSFLVKTEKDREEAMDPGTIGFNTGEPQIQLYFLLGLVYAVVTPILLPFIIVFFALAYVVYRHQIINVYHQEYESAAAFWPDVHVRVVAALIVSQLLLMGLLSTKEASQSTPLLITLPVLTICFHRFCKGRYEPAFVRYPLQEAMMKDTLERAKEANLNLKGFLQNAYIHPVFKSADESDSESESESEWERSPALVATKRTSKRFTPMPSKDGGSVLSLDQVNDECLKP